The region CAATTGATTTTTtgaataaaaaacaaaaagagaaaatTTTGTAGTTTTATGACATTCTATATTTGTcccaaaaaaaaacataatatatatatatatatatgataacacAGTAGCTAACGCTAACCAAAATAACTTAGAAGAGAGAAaaacttcttaaattttttttcaaaGCCAAATAAAATGGCTTCTAGATTAGCTGGTCACTTTGCATTCTTAATTCTTTTGTTTGTAGTAATCACCAAAGTCCAATCCGATCAGAAAGTTTTCAATGTAATCAATTTTGGTGTTATTGCTGATGGAAAAACTGACAACAGCAAGGTAATTTATTCTTCTTCTTGTGCTCAACATGTTTAGTGTTATATATTtatcttaattacatataatatatatatatatatttatctttgATAGGCTTTTGTTGATGTATGGAACCAAGCTTGTTCATATAGTGGACGAGGTGTGGTGTTGATCCCAAAAGGGACATACTATGCGAGCTCTATGGTGTTCACCGGACCATGCAAGGGCCAAACCCTTTTCTCCATTAATGGTAACCTTAAGGCTCCAACTGATAAAAAAGCTTGGGCTGGTACTGAAAGTTGGATTAGTTTTAGAAACATTATTAACTTGGAGATTAGTGGAGGAGGCTCTTTTGATGGCCAAGGACCTTCTGCTTGGCCCTACAATGATTGCAATACTAACCCAAATTGTGTGCAACTTCCCATTGTAAGTCTTATACGATCTTTTATCTCCATATGAAATTTATATCTATTAAAGTACTTCCATCCGGGCGAGGTATATTACCAAAATTTGTAAAAAAATAGCTAAAATTAAGAATAATGGGTATCCATTGGATGAtgtattttacaaatatttttagaTAAAGTTACAGTACAAAGTTATATCTAATGTACATTATTCATCCTTCAATTCaatattataacattaaaatatataaggatattattgatagttataaaaaatatttgaaaatataatatttaaatgatatagaaaaaaaaatagagaatctgaTGTATACTAAGATGTAAAACTTAGTGGTAAAATAAGGaaagtattttaaaaaatgaattaAAGCACCAGATAAGAGTGCTCTTAGCTATACTTGTCACATGACACCATGGTTTATTTTGTCCCttaataagaataataataataataatagaggaGGAAGCCAGTATATACTTTAATACATATAATAAatcttattatataaatatatattaaaaaatacttGATTTTGTATTTGAAGGTTACGCGGTCCGCATCGTTGTTCATCCACATTTCTGTCCAAAATGCATAGCACTCATGAGTGTTTTTCAACCACCTAATAaacatattattttataattttatatgtaAAAAATGTGTGTTTCTAGTTCTAACAAAATTTCCTTTGTTGTTATACATGCTTTAAATGCATATATAGTCCATTGGACTTGATTTTGTGAACGATTCACGGATCCACGACATAAAATTAATCAACAGCAAGAACTTCAACATGAAGGTTTTTGGGTGTCTTCGCACAACCATTGAACGCATTCAAATAACAGCTCCAGCCACAAGCCCCAACACTGATGGAATCCACATTGGTTCATCCACCAGCATCAAGATCTTCGACTCCTTGATAGCCACCGGCGACGACTGTATCTCGATCGGTCCAGGGACGGAGAACCTAGAAGTGAGTGGTGTGACATGTGGTCCTGGCCATGGAATCAGCATCGGAAGCCTTGGAAAATATGCTAATGAAGCTGATGTTAAAAATTTGGTCATACAAAATTGTAACTTGACTGGTACTGACAATGGAGTGAGGATCAAAACTTGGGCTCCTTCTCCTCCAAGTATTGTTTATAATGTCACCTTTGAGAATATCAACATGAAAGATGTCGGCAATCCCATTATTATTGACCAGCAATATTGTCCATCTGGAAATTGTGGTACTCAGGTACGTATGTATGTCTTCAAAATTGATCACATATACTAATTATAACACAAAATCACATAACATACATGTATGTTTTTTCTAAAGTATAATTATTAATTTGTTTGTGAACTTGCACGGGCAGGCTTCGTCCCAAGTTCAAATAACGGGTGTAAAGTTAAAAAATATTTTCGGCACTTCCAAAAACAAAGTTGCAGTAAATCTGAATTGCAGCCCTAGTAAACCTTGCCAAAAGATCGATTTAACAGACATAGATCTGATTTATAATGGCCAAGATGGAGCTGCTACTTCTTCGTGTTCTAATGCTCGTGGAATTGCTAGAGGCCGTCAAGAACCTCCCTCTTGCTTATAGACTAATTATACTTTACAAATCATCTTGTTTTTATTAGTCTATACGAGTTTGAAAACTGACAACTACACTGTTATTAGTGCAACTGTTGTGTACTTGTCTTAGATGCCTACTCGGCCCCTTGTttcataatatttaataataatacaattgcatttgccaaaaataataataatacaaatgtaatttttttttatttactcttTGTGAGGGTTCAAAGCTATTTTAAGCATCGATTTTCATCTTCAAGCTCTTATCTCCTTCAATCTGGCCCTAAAACAGATTTGTCTTCTCCCCTTTATTGTTGCTCTTTATTTATAGATTGGTTTTCTTTACCTTTATTTGTAAGATCCTTGGTCCAGTTGTTTTTCTCTGCGCTGATTTTTGGTCATTTTGTGGGCTCCCATGATATTTCTTTTTTCTAGCTTTTAATTAATGTTTTAGCTTCTtggttttattattgttgttgatCTTGTACTTTTAGACAGAGGTAAATAATTTCACCAAATCAACCTTCCAATTGGGTCTTGGTTAAATCTAATATGTGTGCTAGTTTATGTGATTTTTTATTGATGGCTATAAGATCAAAATTTGTTGCATGCAATAGTGGTTTACTGGGCTTGCTTAATTTAGATTTTGTTTGCTATTATGGGTTGTCTATAAGGTAGATTTGTTACTGGTTTCATTTCCTTTAATTCTATGGCTTGAAAGTTGTATTTTTTCTAGCGAATTGGCAAATTTTAATTTATTGTGAAGCTTTATTCCTCAGTGACTTGCAGAGATGTTTTCTTTATATCTTCCGAGTAATCTTGTATTAGAAATTGGCTTAGGTTAGAAATCAATTTTATTCCAAAGAGTTTATGAATTGGTATAATATAGTACTGCTCTTTGTTTGTGatgcatttttattttgtaatgtCTATTTTTTGTGCCAATTTTGCTTTACTTTTAGTCttggtcttcttcttcttataATATTATATGTCTGGGTACGTATATTAACTCTCATTTGAGAAAATATGTTTTGAAATGAATTGAAGAACCCATCATTTTCCtcttcttatatcaataacatatTATTACTATGTATGTATTTAATTTAGTTCATTATTAGCTTTTATATCTTCGTACGTTTGATTAAGCCTTATTCTTTCTCTTCTAACTATACGTCTTTTGGCATTATTACACGTTACACACACATTATTTCATTTATAATTCTCTCACTATGTTTTAGGGAGCAATTTAATTCTCTATTCGTTACCTTTTGTTTATTGAATAAATTCCATTAATTACTCTTTTAtcattttattatgtgatttttcCTTTTCCAATATTGTAGCATATTGTATGTAAATccatttaaaatattattgtattaattTACAACACTGTATTACGATGTATCAAGTTTTACGATGACTTTTTTGTAACAATCTATTTTCAAAGAGTAATAACATTTAGCACATTATTGCATTGATTCTTAAAATTTATTACTTTTTTATCTGATTTAAAATTGATTACTTATTCTGCATATGACAATTGCATATCGAAGATATATAAGAATGGTCAACAGATGTATGGCATAATTTTTGTGTTTCATGATTTTGTAAAtacagtttttaatttttttattcaatttgtTTTTATTAGATATGTTTAGTACGTAAAATAGGAATAAATTAGCATTAAACATAAATTGCTATTTATTGATATAAGTCAAAAGATTATTATCTTAATTTACGCTTATTTaacggtttatatatatattacactTTTAGTTTGTCTCAATCAGTTTTGgcatttataatttttttctaataGTAAATGACATTTATTCTATAACATTGATTACTTTTTAATATTAATTCGTTTTTTCTACCGAGGAATTTTAATTCAATAGTTAaaatttttcatttattataatcATTCTGGTTAATTaattgagaaaattttcaaattttagttgaaaaaacgtATAATatggaaattaaattaatttttaattaaaattttaattgctcctttatattaattaaatggtaatatgtaattaaaattattttaacctATTAATATTCTTGTTACAatattttgtttttatatttGGAAGTTAAATGGTATTTTATATATAACCTAATAttgttttttcatttttattattaagagtgattattttataattatgttttctatagtttctttatttCAATTATATAGGTACATTGTACAAGAATCTTAGTTTTTCTCTTGGATATTGTTAAAGCCAAAATGTATGTATCTCCTTAAGTTCTAAATTAAGTATATGATATCTCTCACATATCTTGTGCCTATTTGTAAGCTTGTTTGTGCATGTTTAGGGCAGCTCCAACGAGATTGCAAAACAACAAATATAGtgctaaaaatacacaaaatcaAATCCAACCCAACT is a window of Humulus lupulus chromosome 4, drHumLupu1.1, whole genome shotgun sequence DNA encoding:
- the LOC133833086 gene encoding exopolygalacturonase-like, whose protein sequence is MASRLAGHFAFLILLFVVITKVQSDQKVFNVINFGVIADGKTDNSKAFVDVWNQACSYSGRGVVLIPKGTYYASSMVFTGPCKGQTLFSINGNLKAPTDKKAWAGTESWISFRNIINLEISGGGSFDGQGPSAWPYNDCNTNPNCVQLPISIGLDFVNDSRIHDIKLINSKNFNMKVFGCLRTTIERIQITAPATSPNTDGIHIGSSTSIKIFDSLIATGDDCISIGPGTENLEVSGVTCGPGHGISIGSLGKYANEADVKNLVIQNCNLTGTDNGVRIKTWAPSPPSIVYNVTFENINMKDVGNPIIIDQQYCPSGNCGTQASSQVQITGVKLKNIFGTSKNKVAVNLNCSPSKPCQKIDLTDIDLIYNGQDGAATSSCSNARGIARGRQEPPSCL